A portion of the Sabethes cyaneus chromosome 3, idSabCyanKW18_F2, whole genome shotgun sequence genome contains these proteins:
- the LOC128744425 gene encoding probable methylmalonate-semialdehyde dehydrogenase [acylating], mitochondrial codes for MALVRLLAFEGRNALQRTYSTASVPTTKMFIDGKFVESKATEWIDLHDPATNEVVTRVPKCTQAEMESAVESSKKAFKTWSQTSILGRQQVMFKLQHIIRNNMSEIAKNITKEQGKTLVDAEGDVLRGLQVVEHCCSITSLQMGETVSNIAKDMDTYSYTLPLGVTAGICPFNFPAMIPLWMFPVAITTGNTSIIKPSERVPGATMMLMEMLNEAGCPPGVVNVIHGAHDAVNFICDHPAIKAVSFVGSDQAGKYIYERAGRNGKRVQSNMGAKNHGVVMADANKENTLNQLAGAAFGAAGQRCMALSTAVFVGEAKNWIPDLVDRARKLRVNAGHVPGTDLGPVISPQSKQRINELVESGVKEGAKLVLDGRDIKVDNFEKGNFVGPTILTDVKPNMKCYTEEIFGPVLVCLTADTLDEAVEMINSNPYGNGTAIFTTNGATARKFVNEIDVGQVGVNVPIPVPLPMFSFTGTRGSFQGDCHFYGKQGIKFYTQTKTVTQLWREGDVSHSKAAVAMPTMK; via the exons ATGGCTTTAGTGAGACTTCTGGCGTTTGAG GGTCGCAATGCGCTGCAGCGCACTTACAGCACGGCATCCGTGCCGACGACCAAGATGTTCATCGATGGCAAATTCGTCGAATCGAAAGCTACCGAGTGGATCGATCTGCACGATCCGGCTACCAACGAGGTCGTAACCCGTGTGCCCAAGTGTACCCAGGCCGAAATGGAATCCGCCGTGGAGTCCTCGAAAAAGGCTTTCAAG ACTTGGAGCCAAACTTCCATCCTCGGCAGACAGCAGGTGATGTTCAAGCTGCAGCACATTATTCGCAACAACATGTCTGAAATCGCGAAGAATATCACCAAAGAACAAGGCAAGACCCTGGTCGACGCCGAAGGCGACGTTCTGCGTGGATTAC AGGTTGTCGAGCACTGCTGCAGCATAACATCGTTACAGATGGGTGAAACGGTTTCAAACATTGCCAAGGATATGGACACCTACTCGTACACACTGCCTCTGGGTGTGACGGCTGGAATTTGTCCCTTCAACTTCCCAGCTATGATTCCTCTGTGGATGTTCCCGGTTGCCATCACGACCGGCAACACCAGTATCATCAAGCCGTCGGAGCGCGTCCCCGGTGCCACGATGATGCTTATGGAGATGCTCAACGAAGCTGGTTGCCCACCGGGAGTGGTAAACGTTATTCACGGAGCGCACGATGCAGTCAATTTCATCTGTGATCATCCAGCAATCAAGGCCGTGTCGTTTGTTGGCTCTGACCAAGCCGGCAAGTACATCTACGAGCGCGCTGGACGCAACGGTAAACGTGTTCAGTCGAACATGGGCGCCAAGAATCACGGTGTCGTGATGGCTGATGCAAACAAGGAAAACACGCTGAACCAGCTGGCTGGAGCCGCCTTCGGCGCAGCCGGCCAGAGATGTATGGCCCTATCGACGGCTGTCTTTGTGGGCGAAGCCAAGAACTGGATCCCCGACTTAGTCGATCGTGCCAGAAAGCTAAGGGTAAATGCCGGCCACGTACCTGGAACTGACTTGGGTCCGGTCATTTCCCCTCAATCCAAGCAAAGAATTAACGAACTGGTTGAATCTGGTGTGAAGGAAGGTGCTAAACTGGTCCTGGACGGTCGTGATATTAAGGTAGATAACTTCGAAAAGGGTAACTTCGTTGGACCGACCATCCTGACAGATGTAAAACCAAACATGAAATGCTACACTGAGGAAATCTTCGGCCCAGTTCTGGTTTGCCTGACCGCAGACACTCTGGACGAGGCAGTCGAAATGATCAACAGCAACCCGTACGGCAATGGAACCGCTATCTTCACGACAAACGGTGCCACCGCCCGAAAGTTCGTGAACGAAATCGACGTCGGCCAGGTTGGTGTCAACGTACCGATCCCGGTTCCTCTTCCGATGTTCTCGTTCACCGGCACGCGAGGCAGCTTCCAGGGTGATTGCCACTTCTACGGCAAGCAAGGTATTAAATTCTACACCCAAACGAAAACCGTTACGCAACTGTGGCGCGAAGGAGACGTTTCGCACTCCAAAGCCGCCGTCGCTATGCCGACCATGAAGTAA
- the LOC128742502 gene encoding vam6/Vps39-like protein yields the protein MHEAYILYPPEKISVQIESMTGFENKLILGTRQGHLLMYSLEPNADTNRLGLQLLRYDKNFSKKPVTQIEVIPEYELIFSLSDGIVSVHDYSRHGFLLIHTAQKTKGATEFALDIKKSKSLTGELALVCRLCVVVKRKLQCYYWKQNGLLEFGNDIDLNDVPKTIAWNNNCICVGFKTEYVIYDISGEQPKKIDLFPTSSSKSIEPCISLIEDGVFAVAKDEYLVTVYTEKYKNEGKESASGLVKPDASLLTTKDTRNLKSLTWSEPFQALVWDEPYIVGLITDALEVRIFDHVDMSDKGTLIQTIPQLPKARFLTRGKQGLLYAASTSHLWCIQAVEISKQREHLLQEENFHLALQLTNISDESPEFKMTKINEIQTRHAYNLFINKHFRESMKEFSKLNTDPIDVIRLFPDLLPENGKNKLSSYSKKAAPILDEKDIENGLLALIDYLTEVRYSLRQELVINKAESKFSAGKNISALLSIIDTTLLKCYLQTNDSMVASVLRMNYCYLEESERVLKKYDKYVELIILYQTKGQHKRALQLLQAQAETPGSPLYGHDRTVQYLQHLGNENKQLIFEFAGWVLEKHPDDGLKIFIEDVPEVENLPRAEVLDFLLKDHKQLVVQYLEHIVNVWDEQKALFHNILIQQYREKLIGLKNDPDIESDVQKKTALDTTSNKLLTFLRKSKYYHAEKVLGEFPYTDLFEARAIILGRLGKHEKVVAIFVQILGDFDKAVDYCDQTYDEGDPKSCDVYVTLIKTILTPPVAPPYSDLELHPRCLKPDIETVLSIMERNAKRINPYAVLQILPDDIPLVRIKNFLEIALNHHLERKRKTQILKGLYYAEHLQTHEQKIHYESKHLLVTELSVCPVCKKKFSYQSAFVRTADGSIVHFSCQDKV from the exons atgcaCGAAGCTTACATTCTCTATCCGCCGGAGAAAATTTCGGTCCAAATAGAATCGATGACTGGATTCG AAAACAAACTGATCCTGGGAACGCGCCAGGGCCACCTGCTGATGTATTCCCTCGAGCCGAATGCGGACACGAACCGGCTGGGCCTGCAGCTGCTACGGTACGATAAAAATTTCAGCAAAAAACCGGTCACCCAGATCGAGGTCATCCCGGAGTACGAGCTGATCTTCAGCCTATCGGATGGGATCGTCAGTGTGCACGATTACAGCCGGCACGGCTTTCTGCTGATACACACGGCCCAGAAGACGAAGGGCGCCACCGAGTTTGCGTTGGATATTAAA aaATCAAAATCACTAACCGGAGAGTTAGCCTTGGTCTGTCGTCTATGTGTAGTGGTAAAGCGAAAGTTGCAGTGCTATTACTGGAAGCAGAATGGACTGTTGGAATTCGGTAACGATATCGATTTGAATGATGTTCCGAAAACGATTGCGTGGAACAATAACTGCATTTGTGTCGGATTCAAGACTGAGTACGTGATATACGAT ATTTCAGGAGAACAACCCaaaaagattgatttattccCCACGTCTTCGTCGAAGTCGATTGAGCCATGCATTTCTCTGATTGAAGACGGTGTCTTTGCGGTCGCTAAAGATGAGTACCTAGTGACTGTTTATACGGAGAAGTACAAAAACGAAGGGAAAGAATCCGCCAGCGGATTAGTTAAGCCAGATGCTTCGCTGTTAACAACTAAGGACACTCGTAATTTAAAGTCTCTAACATGGAGCGAACCGTTTCAGGCCCTGGTTTGGGACGAACCGTACATTGTTGGTCTAATAACGGACGCGCTGGAAGTTAGAATATTCGATCATGTGGATATGTCCGACAAAGGGACGCTCATTCAAACCATTCCGCAGCTGCCGAAAGCTCGTTTTTTGACACGCGGGAAACAGGGGCTGTTGTATGCGGCTTCCACCTCGCACCTGTGGTGCATACAAGCGGTCGAAATCTCCAAGCAGCGCGAACATCTTCTGCAAGAGGAGAACTTTCATTTGGCACTTCAATTGACG AACATTTCCGATGAAAGTCCCGAGtttaagatgacaaaaataaacgaaatcCAAACCCGACATGCTTACAATCTGTTCATCAACAAACACTTTCGCGAATCGATGAAGGAATTCTCCAAGCTGAACACTGATCCGATTGATGTCATTCGTCTGTTCCCGGACCTGCTGCCAGAGAATGGAAAGAACAAACTGAGTTCGTATTCAAAGAAAGCGGCTCCAATTCTGGACGAGAAAGACATCGAAAACGGCTTGCTGGCTTTGATTGACTATCTAACGGAGGTTCGATACAGTTTGCGGCAAGAGCTAGTTATCAACAAAGCGGAATCGAAATTTTCTGCGGGGAAAAACATCTCCGCGCTGCTTTCCATCATCGACACTACTCTACTCAAATGTTACCTTCAAACGAACGATTCGATGGTAGCTTCGGTACTGCGAATGAACTACTGCTATCTGGAAGAATCGGAGCGAGTGTTGAAAAAGTACGACAAATATGTCGAGCTGATTATCCTGTATCAAACCAAGGGTCAGCACAAACGAGCGCTGCAGCTGTTGCAGGCTCAGGCTGAGACGCCCGGTTCTCCGCTGTACGGACACGACCGAACCGTCCAGTATCTGCAGCATCTGGGGAACGAGAATAAACAACTGATCTTCGAATTCGCCGGGTGGGTGCTAGAAAAGCACCCGGATGATGGGCTGAAAATATTCATCGAAGACGTACCGGAGGTGGAAAACTTGCCCCGGGCGGAAGTGTTGGATTTTCTGCTGAAAGACCACAAGCAGCTGGTCGTTCAATATCTGGAGCATATTGTCAATGTTTGGGACGAACAGAAGGCTCTGTTTCATAATATTTTGATTCAGCAGTATCGAGAAAAGTTGATTGGTCTCAAGAATGATCCTGACATTGAGTCGGATGT tcAGAAAAAGACAGCACTGGATACTACCAGCAATAAGTTACTAACTTTCTTGCGTAAATCGAAATACTATCACGCTGAGAAGGTACTTGGAGAGTTTCCCTACACGGATTTGTTCGAAGCACGTGCCATCATCCTTGGCCGTTTAG GAAAGCACGAAAAAGTGGTTGCCATTTTCGTGCAAATTCTGGGCGATTTCGACAAAGCCGTCGACTACTGCGATCAGACGTACGACGAAGGTGATCCGAAGAGCTGTGACGTGTACGTGACGCTGATCAAAACGATTCTCACCCCGCCGGTGGCGCCACCGTACAGCGATCTGGAGCTGCACCCGCGCTGCCTGAAGCCGGACATCGAAACCGTGCTGTCCATCATGGAGCGCAATGCCAAACGGATCAACCCGTACGCCGTGCTGCAGATTTTGCCGGATGACATTCCGTTGGTGCGGATTAAAAACTTCCTCGAAATTGCACTGAATCACCATCTGGAGCGGAAGCGCAAGACGCAGATTCTGAAGGGTCTGTACTATGCCGAGCATCTGCAGACCCATGAGCAAAAGATTCATTACGAATCGAAGCATCTGCTCGTGACCGAGCTGAGCGTTTGTCCGGTTTGTAAGAAAAAGTTCAGCTACCAGAGTGCGTTCGTACGTACGGCCGACGGAAGTATCGTGCACTTTTCCTGTCAGGATAAAGTTTAA
- the LOC128744426 gene encoding glutaredoxin-related protein 5, mitochondrial → MSLLVRRLGAELLATRNGFPLLCRTLCSAAAESKEIDKLVRNNKVVVFMKGNPEEPRCGFSNAVVQILRMHAVKYDSHDVLQSDALRQGIKDYSNWPTIPQVYINGEFVGGCDIMLQMHQNGELIDELKKVGIKSALVDDGDGGDKK, encoded by the exons ATGAGTTTACTGGTGCGACGACTCGGTGCTGAACTGCTGGCGACCCGAAATGGGTTCCCGTTGCTGTGCCGCACGCTTTGCTCGGCAGCGGCCGAATCGAAGGAAATCGACAAACTGGTCCGCAATAACAAGGTGGTAGTGTTCATGAAGGGCAACCCGGAGGAACCTCGGTGCGGGTTTAGCAATGCCGTAGTTCAAATCCTGCGAATGCATGCCGTCAAATATGATAGCCACGATGTGCTGCAAAGTGACGCCCTGCGTCAAG GTATCAAAGACTATTCGAATTGGCCAACCATCCCGCAGGTGTACATCAACGGAGAGTTCGTTGGCGGGTGCGACATAATGCTGCAGATGCATCAAAACGGTGAGTTGATTGATGAGCTGAAGAAGGTCGGAATCAAGAGTGCTCTGGTTGATGACGGTGATGGTGGCGATAAGAAGTAG